The following coding sequences are from one Candidatus Nezhaarchaeales archaeon window:
- a CDS encoding DUF47 family protein: MEGGGVSTVERKAYELLYEHLRSAYEAFRLLSLAVDSYLSGKVDEVNEYANKVKNIETKANDLKRSIYEYLAKAAPGLLYREEWLRFLFDLDRIIDVSDGLAVRVAIAASKGWLPPENIATALRELIEVTLHICEKLKEVFHTFAFNAERALTLCRDIEVQEEGIDRLHRRLSSLILEAHMSIPLTLILRDIAERIENVSDLVVDAVEDLRVLSLRRIT, translated from the coding sequence ATGGAGGGTGGCGGTGTTTCAACGGTTGAACGTAAAGCCTACGAACTACTATATGAGCATTTAAGGAGCGCTTACGAAGCCTTTAGGCTATTAAGCTTAGCGGTGGATAGCTACCTAAGCGGTAAGGTCGACGAGGTTAATGAGTACGCCAATAAAGTGAAAAACATAGAAACGAAGGCCAACGATTTAAAGCGTTCCATCTACGAGTACCTAGCTAAAGCGGCACCGGGCCTACTCTACCGTGAGGAATGGCTTAGGTTTCTCTTCGACCTCGATAGGATAATTGACGTATCGGATGGTTTAGCCGTAAGGGTTGCCATAGCCGCTAGTAAAGGTTGGCTTCCCCCCGAAAACATAGCTACAGCTTTAAGGGAGCTAATTGAGGTTACCCTACATATCTGTGAAAAACTTAAGGAGGTTTTCCATACCTTCGCCTTTAACGCTGAACGCGCGTTAACTTTATGCCGCGACATAGAGGTTCAAGAGGAAGGGATAGATAGGCTGCATAGGAGGTTAAGCTCGTTAATCCTTGAAGCCCATATGTCTATACCTTTAACCTTAATCCTTAGGGATATAGCTGAACGTATAGAAAACGTATCAGACTTAGTAGTAGACGCTGTTGAAGACCTCAGGGTCCTATCACTTCGTAGGATTACCTAG
- a CDS encoding flippase-like domain-containing protein — protein MKVRRGFRAKPVFFTVFGIGFLAAYIYVFNIGALLGMFSEANLTLCLLAFLESVFFMLLYAVGWYVVLKGLNTPVRFNQCLAVSLVSIFGDILIPTGSLTGEAFRLFLARSKMGIETGKATLSIIVHRLLNAVAFIVLLAFAVLTYAQLTMGSTPLQAGYAVMIGGSIIICVLGFYVSFNVKRVSPLIFRLTRLIDRLKGGNTLTNAALKLVDSFDQGARIIFRKRRMLFLALIVLFFQWFTGILIPFTVFYAIGYQVEFYVVAAAYPLYGLITLIPVGIPAMMGVLEFAMTSTFMAFGIPQAPASLATILTRIVTVWFTVIVTGIFTVYYASDLLSTIKLS, from the coding sequence TTGAAGGTAAGGAGGGGCTTCAGAGCTAAACCAGTATTCTTCACGGTGTTTGGGATAGGCTTCTTAGCCGCCTACATTTACGTATTTAACATTGGAGCCCTGCTAGGTATGTTTTCTGAGGCTAACCTAACCCTTTGTTTATTGGCTTTTTTAGAGTCCGTATTCTTCATGTTGCTTTACGCCGTAGGCTGGTACGTGGTGCTTAAAGGTCTTAACACGCCAGTTAGGTTTAATCAGTGTTTAGCTGTTTCCTTGGTGAGTATTTTCGGCGATATACTAATACCCACTGGGTCTTTAACAGGTGAAGCGTTTAGGCTTTTTCTAGCTCGAAGTAAGATGGGTATTGAGACCGGTAAAGCTACGCTCTCCATAATAGTTCACCGCCTATTAAACGCGGTCGCCTTCATCGTCCTTTTAGCCTTCGCCGTTTTAACCTACGCGCAACTAACGATGGGGTCAACACCGCTTCAAGCTGGCTACGCCGTTATGATCGGCGGATCCATTATCATCTGCGTACTCGGCTTTTACGTATCGTTTAACGTTAAACGCGTAAGCCCGCTCATATTTAGGTTAACGAGGCTTATCGATAGGCTTAAAGGCGGAAATACTTTAACTAATGCAGCCCTTAAGCTGGTTGATAGCTTCGATCAAGGGGCTAGGATTATATTCCGTAAGCGTAGGATGCTATTCTTAGCGCTTATAGTGCTCTTCTTTCAGTGGTTTACCGGGATCCTAATACCTTTCACAGTCTTTTACGCTATAGGTTACCAGGTGGAGTTCTACGTGGTGGCGGCGGCTTACCCGCTCTACGGGCTTATTACCCTTATCCCGGTGGGTATACCTGCTATGATGGGGGTTTTGGAGTTCGCAATGACCTCAACCTTCATGGCGTTCGGGATCCCTCAAGCTCCGGCTTCGCTCGCCACCATTCTAACCAGGATCGTTACTGTTTGGTTTACAGTGATCGTTACTGGTATTTTCACGGTTTACTATGCATCAGACCTGCTTTCAACCATTAAGTTGAGTTGA